Proteins from one Argopecten irradians isolate NY chromosome 15, Ai_NY, whole genome shotgun sequence genomic window:
- the LOC138309455 gene encoding alpha-(1,3)-fucosyltransferase C-like isoform X1, with translation MSSNQVQRLHKSRWLQMLMIILLCLLWIGIFYTWSNIALWSYKPVPVILTYLNVTANTTTQTVNSSHVSVNYRYKTIDRQIRKHHFNPNQWTGPDTFKECAFNCFITFGGTYKHYSTSKFVIFDASHTLPRKPPPKPPGQTWIYHGMEPPFLQPRLQNWRRKFNWTISYRRDADFTHTYGTMLFKQVKDTERILLRNNWPGKTRGVAWFVTKRNVPSGRDQFVRSLRKFINVDIYSRNGLRKCPTRQIKDCFKLLRDQYKYYLSFENSLCRDYVTEKCFKIYAHLADVIPVVRGVEDYSLFVPPNSYIDTAKFSNISSLAQLQMELVNNRTAFENYFQWRKYYYAKPTGSRTFCKLCAEVHRVPVKQRLYDDLDTWIQGDKNNHMCQKASDIK, from the exons ATGTCCAGTAACCAGGTGCAAAG ACTTCATAAAAGCCGATGGCTGCAGATGCTGATGATAATACTCTTGTGTTTACTTTGGATTGGAATATTTTACACTTGGTCAAACATTGCTCTCTGGAGTTACAAACCAGTTCCGGTTATACttacatatttaaatgttacTGCAAATACTACCACACAGACTGTAAATAGCTCTCATGTGTCCGTAAACTACCGATATAAAACCATCGACCGTCAGATCCGTAAACATCACTTCAACCCTAACCAATGGACAGGACCTGATACCTTCAAAGAGTGTGcctttaattgttttattacatttggtggtacttataaacattattcCACCAGTAAATTCGTAATTTTTGATGCAAGTCATACACTTCCTCGTAAACCGCCCCCAAAGCCGCCTGGTCAAACGTGGATTTATCATGGCATGGAGCCGCCATTTCTTCAACCAAGACTGCAGAACTGGAGGCGGAAGTTTAACTGGACAATTTCCTACAGGAGAGACGCTGATTTTACTCATACTTACGGAACAATGTTATTTAAACAAGTAAAAGACACAGAGCGGATACTACTCAGAAATAATTGGCCAGGGAAAACTCGTGGTGTGGCTTGGTTTGTTACCAAACGGAATGTACCGAGCGGTCGAGACCAGTTCGTCAGGAGTTTACGTAAATTTATCAATGTAGATATTTACTCGAGGAATGGACTTAGAAAATGTCCTACTCGTCAAATTAAAGACTGTTTCAAATTATTAAGAGATCaatataaatactatctttCCTTTGAGAACTCTTTATGCCGTGATTACGTCACGgaaaaatgtttcaagataTACGCACACTTAGCTGACGTCATACCCGTCGTTAGGGGCGTGGAGGATTATTCGCTGTTTGTTCCACCTAATTCATACATAGACACAGCTAAATTTAGTAACATTTCTAGTCTGGCGCAATTGCAGATGGAGCTTGTAAACAATAGAACTGCATTTGAGAACTATTTCCAGTGGAGGAAATACTACTATGCTAAACCAACAGGGAGCCGGACATTTTGTAAGCTTTGTGCCGAGGTCCATAGAGTTCCAGTCAAACAAAGATTGTACGATGATCTGGATACCTGGATACAAGGCGATAAAAATAACCACATGTGTCAAAAGGCATCTGAtatcaaataa
- the LOC138309455 gene encoding alpha-(1,3)-fucosyltransferase C-like isoform X2: protein MLMIILLCLLWIGIFYTWSNIALWSYKPVPVILTYLNVTANTTTQTVNSSHVSVNYRYKTIDRQIRKHHFNPNQWTGPDTFKECAFNCFITFGGTYKHYSTSKFVIFDASHTLPRKPPPKPPGQTWIYHGMEPPFLQPRLQNWRRKFNWTISYRRDADFTHTYGTMLFKQVKDTERILLRNNWPGKTRGVAWFVTKRNVPSGRDQFVRSLRKFINVDIYSRNGLRKCPTRQIKDCFKLLRDQYKYYLSFENSLCRDYVTEKCFKIYAHLADVIPVVRGVEDYSLFVPPNSYIDTAKFSNISSLAQLQMELVNNRTAFENYFQWRKYYYAKPTGSRTFCKLCAEVHRVPVKQRLYDDLDTWIQGDKNNHMCQKASDIK from the coding sequence ATGCTGATGATAATACTCTTGTGTTTACTTTGGATTGGAATATTTTACACTTGGTCAAACATTGCTCTCTGGAGTTACAAACCAGTTCCGGTTATACttacatatttaaatgttacTGCAAATACTACCACACAGACTGTAAATAGCTCTCATGTGTCCGTAAACTACCGATATAAAACCATCGACCGTCAGATCCGTAAACATCACTTCAACCCTAACCAATGGACAGGACCTGATACCTTCAAAGAGTGTGcctttaattgttttattacatttggtggtacttataaacattattcCACCAGTAAATTCGTAATTTTTGATGCAAGTCATACACTTCCTCGTAAACCGCCCCCAAAGCCGCCTGGTCAAACGTGGATTTATCATGGCATGGAGCCGCCATTTCTTCAACCAAGACTGCAGAACTGGAGGCGGAAGTTTAACTGGACAATTTCCTACAGGAGAGACGCTGATTTTACTCATACTTACGGAACAATGTTATTTAAACAAGTAAAAGACACAGAGCGGATACTACTCAGAAATAATTGGCCAGGGAAAACTCGTGGTGTGGCTTGGTTTGTTACCAAACGGAATGTACCGAGCGGTCGAGACCAGTTCGTCAGGAGTTTACGTAAATTTATCAATGTAGATATTTACTCGAGGAATGGACTTAGAAAATGTCCTACTCGTCAAATTAAAGACTGTTTCAAATTATTAAGAGATCaatataaatactatctttCCTTTGAGAACTCTTTATGCCGTGATTACGTCACGgaaaaatgtttcaagataTACGCACACTTAGCTGACGTCATACCCGTCGTTAGGGGCGTGGAGGATTATTCGCTGTTTGTTCCACCTAATTCATACATAGACACAGCTAAATTTAGTAACATTTCTAGTCTGGCGCAATTGCAGATGGAGCTTGTAAACAATAGAACTGCATTTGAGAACTATTTCCAGTGGAGGAAATACTACTATGCTAAACCAACAGGGAGCCGGACATTTTGTAAGCTTTGTGCCGAGGTCCATAGAGTTCCAGTCAAACAAAGATTGTACGATGATCTGGATACCTGGATACAAGGCGATAAAAATAACCACATGTGTCAAAAGGCATCTGAtatcaaataa
- the LOC138309452 gene encoding alpha-(1,3)-fucosyltransferase C-like, whose protein sequence is MMYCPRISRMLLKCRLSRMPLWMTRLSTFAVLLVLSVGALYITMNYLKEQVPDLLKSKRIPFQIKPSPFQPKSPPSKPSTQPTSQIRKMAAEIYKASINTENVPKLRVETSNKNIRIKQHRQRTPAKPRPSIRHTVSPLDFVNVPGKIKIDTCNNMLRNISSRKCIRIHYYNPPQWISPNVLEQCPYPCYMTSGSDFQSAPAVIFHMSSVNKSPPKKTSGQTWIFHSMESPGNSNTDYRHWKRLFNWTYTFRRDSDIMQPFATLHFRDIELDVENYMNSVPLLWQNKSRDAAWFVSRCHVQSSRATYANMLSKHVNLDIFGKCGNLSCPSKEWQDCTTMVNKLYRYYLSLENSLCVDYITEKVYNIFVDMTYVLPIIRGMCNLTMYLPPQSYINTNDFKSVSDLAQFLKPLKDSKKDVNKYFSWWKQFYFTRSGTSGLCDVCKRLHHVQKYQRVYNDIADWMKGSEIYKNKMCRYARDLK, encoded by the exons ATGATGTACTGTCCTCGGATTTCAAGAATGTTGCTGAAATGTAGACTCTCTAG GATGCCCCTCTGGATGACCCGTCTGTCCACGTTTGCTGTCCTCCTTGTCCTGTCGGTCGGTGCTCTTTATATAACTATGAATTACCTTAAAGAGCAGGTGCCTGATTTATTAAAATCTAAACGCATACCTTTTCAAATTAAACCATCACCATTTCAACCTAAATCGCCACCATCCAAACCCTCGACCCAACCAACATCGCAGATACGGAAAATGGCCGCTGAAATCTATAAGGCATCAATCAACACTGAAAACGTTCCTAAACTACGTGTGGAAACCtctaataaaaatattagaattaaACAGCATCGTCAGAGAACTCCCGCCAAACCTCGTCCAAGTATTAGACATACTGTGTCACCGTTAGACTTCGTGAACGTTCCTGGGAAAATTAAAATAGACACTTGTAACAATATGCTCCGGAATATATCGAGCCGGAAGTGTATCCGGATCCATTACTACAATCCCCCTCAGTGGATAAGCCCTAATGTGTTAGAACAATGTCCATACCCCTGCTATATGACTTCCGGAAGTGACTTCCAGTCTGCACCCGCTGTTATATTCCACATGTCCAGTGTGAATAAATCGCCACCGAAGAAAACGTCCGGGCAGACATGGATATTTCATTCAATGGAATCTCCTGGCAATAGTAATACTGATTACCGACATTGGAAAAGATTATTTAACTGGACATATACATTCCGTCGAGATTCTGATATCATGCAACCATTTGCAACACTCCATTTCAGAGACATCGAATTGGACGTTGAAAATTACATGAACAGTGTTCCGTTACTATGGCAAAATAAATCACGTGACGCAGCATGGTTTGTTTCCCGGTGTCACGTGCAGAGCAGCCGAGCTACATATGCAAATATGCTATCAAAACACGTCAATTTGGACATATTTGGAAAATGTGGAAATCTTTCGTGTCCGTCTAAAGAATGGCAGGACTGTACCACAATGGTAAATAAGCTGTATAGGTATTATCTATCGTTGGAGAACTCGTTGTGTGTGGACTATATCACGGAGAAAGTGTATAATATCTTTGTAGATATGACGTATGTTTTACCTATAATACGAGGAATGTGTAATCTGACTATGTATCTACCACCTCAATCCTATATCAATACTAATGATTTTAAATCGGTTTCAGATCTGGCACAATTTCTGAAACCTTTGAAAGACAGTAAAAAGGATGTTAACAAGTACTTTTCCTGGTGGAAGCAGTTTTATTTCACGCGATCTGGTACTAGTGGCTTGTGTGACGTATGTAAACGCCTTCACCACGTACAGAAATACCAGCGCGTGTATAACGACATCGCTGATTGGATGAAAGGTTCAGAAATATACAAGAACAAGATGTGTAGGTACGCAAGAGATCTCAAATAA
- the LOC138309456 gene encoding alpha-(1,3)-fucosyltransferase C-like isoform X1 has translation MKQHVQMNVKRWKQRVLLLLSCFVGFGILFIWPNSQTYKSKSFLTSSYNRFSTSVSTKPGNNSYVLNKYKIIDEEVRIHWFNPSLYSGPDTFKKCSHKCSITFGRDYKNYSTSQYVIFDGSSSGGPSRLPGVPPPKPRGQTWIYYSLEPPFLQPRLQNWTRKFNWTLSYRRDADFTHTYSIVLFKKVKLTERIRLKSNWTEKTHGVAWFVSNQNAPSRRNEFAKRLDKIINVEIYSRKGKRQCPTEKIKDCEKMLGDKYKFYLSFENSLCRDYVTEKLFKILRTRSDVIPVARGVEDYSLFVPPNSYIDTAKFSNISSLAALQLELSNNKTAFENYFQWKRYYYNEPTGSRTFCQLCAEVHRVPVKQRLYDDLHTWVHGDKNNPMCRQASDIK, from the coding sequence GATGAATGTAAAGCGATGGAAACAGAGAGTCTTGTTACTACTGTCCTGTTTCGTCGGGTTTGGAATACTCTTCATATGGCCAAATTCGCAAACTTATAAATCAAAATCGTTCTTAACTTCATCGTATAATAGATTTAGTACCAGCGTTTCAACAAAGCCTGGAAATAATTCTTATGTGTTGAATAAGTACAAAATCATTGACGAGGAAGTTCGCATACATTGGTTTAACCCTAGTCTGTATAGTGGTCCAGATACCTTTAAAAAGTGTTCCCATAAATGTTCTATAACATTTGGACGTGATTATAAAAATTATTCAACGAGCCAATACGTAATATTTGACGGATCATCGAGTGGCGGCCCCTCCCGTCTCCCTGGAGTGCCCCCTCCAAAGCCAAGGGGTCAAACGTGGATTTATTACTCTCTCGAGCCACCATTTCTTCAACCGAGGTTACAGAATTGGACACGCAAGTTTAATTGGACACTTTCCTACAGGAGAGACGCTGATTTTACTCATACTTACAGCATAGTGTTATTCAAGAAAGTTAAACTTACGGAAAGAATAAGACTTAAAAGTAATTGGACAGAAAAAACGCACGGCGTTGCTTGGTTTGTGTCCAATCAAAATGCACCGAGCAGACGAAACGAGTTCGCTAAGAGGTTAGATAAGATTATTAATGTCGAGATTTATTCGCGAAAAGGGAAAAGACAATGTCCAACAGAAAAAATCAAAGACTGTGAAAAAATGTTAGgtgataaatataaattttatctCTCGTTTGAGAACTCTCTATGTCGTGATTACGTAAcagaaaaattgtttaaaatactGAGAACAAGAAGTGACGTCATTCCCGTCGCTAGGGGCGTGGAGGATTACTCGTTGTTTGTTCCACCTAATTCTTATATAGACACAGCTAAATTTAGTAACATCTCAAGTTTAGCGGCATTACAGCTTGAACTTTCCAATAATAAAACTGCATTTGAGAACTATTTTCAATGGAAGAGATACTATTATAATGAGCCAACAGGAAGTCGGACATTTTGTCAGCTTTGTGCCGAGGTACATAGAGTTCCAGTCAAACAAAGATTGTACGATGATCTACATACCTGGGTACACGGCGACAAGAATAATCCCATGTGTCGTCAGGCATCtgatattaaatga
- the LOC138309456 gene encoding alpha-(1,3)-fucosyltransferase C-like isoform X2, translating to MNVKRWKQRVLLLLSCFVGFGILFIWPNSQTYKSKSFLTSSYNRFSTSVSTKPGNNSYVLNKYKIIDEEVRIHWFNPSLYSGPDTFKKCSHKCSITFGRDYKNYSTSQYVIFDGSSSGGPSRLPGVPPPKPRGQTWIYYSLEPPFLQPRLQNWTRKFNWTLSYRRDADFTHTYSIVLFKKVKLTERIRLKSNWTEKTHGVAWFVSNQNAPSRRNEFAKRLDKIINVEIYSRKGKRQCPTEKIKDCEKMLGDKYKFYLSFENSLCRDYVTEKLFKILRTRSDVIPVARGVEDYSLFVPPNSYIDTAKFSNISSLAALQLELSNNKTAFENYFQWKRYYYNEPTGSRTFCQLCAEVHRVPVKQRLYDDLHTWVHGDKNNPMCRQASDIK from the coding sequence ATGAATGTAAAGCGATGGAAACAGAGAGTCTTGTTACTACTGTCCTGTTTCGTCGGGTTTGGAATACTCTTCATATGGCCAAATTCGCAAACTTATAAATCAAAATCGTTCTTAACTTCATCGTATAATAGATTTAGTACCAGCGTTTCAACAAAGCCTGGAAATAATTCTTATGTGTTGAATAAGTACAAAATCATTGACGAGGAAGTTCGCATACATTGGTTTAACCCTAGTCTGTATAGTGGTCCAGATACCTTTAAAAAGTGTTCCCATAAATGTTCTATAACATTTGGACGTGATTATAAAAATTATTCAACGAGCCAATACGTAATATTTGACGGATCATCGAGTGGCGGCCCCTCCCGTCTCCCTGGAGTGCCCCCTCCAAAGCCAAGGGGTCAAACGTGGATTTATTACTCTCTCGAGCCACCATTTCTTCAACCGAGGTTACAGAATTGGACACGCAAGTTTAATTGGACACTTTCCTACAGGAGAGACGCTGATTTTACTCATACTTACAGCATAGTGTTATTCAAGAAAGTTAAACTTACGGAAAGAATAAGACTTAAAAGTAATTGGACAGAAAAAACGCACGGCGTTGCTTGGTTTGTGTCCAATCAAAATGCACCGAGCAGACGAAACGAGTTCGCTAAGAGGTTAGATAAGATTATTAATGTCGAGATTTATTCGCGAAAAGGGAAAAGACAATGTCCAACAGAAAAAATCAAAGACTGTGAAAAAATGTTAGgtgataaatataaattttatctCTCGTTTGAGAACTCTCTATGTCGTGATTACGTAAcagaaaaattgtttaaaatactGAGAACAAGAAGTGACGTCATTCCCGTCGCTAGGGGCGTGGAGGATTACTCGTTGTTTGTTCCACCTAATTCTTATATAGACACAGCTAAATTTAGTAACATCTCAAGTTTAGCGGCATTACAGCTTGAACTTTCCAATAATAAAACTGCATTTGAGAACTATTTTCAATGGAAGAGATACTATTATAATGAGCCAACAGGAAGTCGGACATTTTGTCAGCTTTGTGCCGAGGTACATAGAGTTCCAGTCAAACAAAGATTGTACGATGATCTACATACCTGGGTACACGGCGACAAGAATAATCCCATGTGTCGTCAGGCATCtgatattaaatga